TGGCAAATCTATATGTGTTGCCGGGTTCAATAGTGTTTTCATTGCCATTCTGAGCAGAGGCAGTGCCCAATGCCAGAAGGATGAGCCCAAAAGGCAAGTAACGCAGGTGTGTGTAAGAGTTCATCTAGGAATCAGTATCAGTGGCCGCCGCACGGCCGTGACCTAATGAAGATGATATTTCTCGATTGGATGGTCTATTGCGAGTCCAGAAGAAGGGTCAATTGGATAGTATTTTTTTGCGAACCCGTTGCATCTCTGCAGTCTATCGGAGGCCATCATGATCCCGTGAAATGGTCCATACTTCTGGACGGCCTCCCTGCTGAATCTGGAACAGCTTTTTGTGAAGTTGCAGGCGGGCACGTCCTGTGATGATACTAATGTCTGATAGAGCTTTATGACTGATGTAAGGACGAGACTTAACTCGTTAACCTGATGCCTCTTACTTCTTGGAGCCGTCTCTTCCTTCGCTGGTTTAATCTGGTTGCTTTTTCTTATGATGGAAAGGTCCTCGCTTATGTCTGCCTGTGAGGTCTGGCTCAGGCCTAGAAAGGCGAGAAGCACAAAAAGCTTCAGGAGCTTGCCTACCACTTTACCTCCTTGACTTCCACGTCTGTCGGTATGTGGAAGTTGAGAACTTCCTCAGGGAGAGGGGAATCGAACTCGGGGTCGGAGAAGACTACCTTCTCGAAGGTCGAATCTGTTCGTGAGTATTCGGTAGTGAGGATTTCCATGGGGAAGTAGGTTCCCTGATAACGTACATGTTTCTTGTGTAGCGATTTACGCAGAGTTTCGCCGCGGGCGGTTTTGGATTCAGTAAAAACAATCTTGTCATCTATGATTTTGAGGATGGTTTCTCCCAGAAACAGAGAGAAACGTTTGGGCGGTGTCCAGTGTGATATCAAGGTATCGGCCTGGATGTTGTAGTCTCTTACTCGGTAGCCCAGCCCACTCAGGCCATAGTCCCTTTCAGCGACGCCAACGAAGGCCTGGACAAAAGGTGGATAAGAACCAAATCTGCTTATGATCCGAAAAGCTTGCCTGCTAGCCGGGTAGTATATGGTCGTCAGCGTGTCTTCAAATACCATCCACTGATCAACAGGATGGGTCACTCTCAGAATGATTCTGTCGGGCGGCTGACAGTAGACCATGCCCGATGCGGTTTCTTTTTCAGCGTCCTGTGTGTATTCTCGCACGAAAGCAATGCTGAGTGGAGTTAACACTTCAGCAAATGAAACCAGGGGCATGAACACCCCCAGCAGAGTGATGGCGACGGTTCGTTTCATGTATGAATCTCGATGCTACAAGGAACAACTCATAGCGGCCATAGTATATCCGATTTCCGACGCAGCAAGATAGGGTTACGGCCCGTGCGTGCAGAGAGATGATTAGTCGGATTCCGCGACCGCAGCTGCAAGAACGATGAAGTAGCAACCCAAGTACAGGACTGTAGAGACAAGACAGCCGCCAGCGGCCCACAGCGTCTGGACGTTTTTTGCTTTTGAGGCAAACGCATCCGTGTACGCTGCCACGTATTCGGGGGATTTTCCTATCAAACGAGCCTGCGGAGGACTGGGGGTCACCGCATATGCTATGAGAACTCCCACGCAGCTCAGAAACCCGATCATGAACCAGACTCCTTTGCTAACCTCGGCATCGGCATCGGCCTGGGCCTTGGCTCTTATATCAGCTAGCTCCTGTCCTTTAAGCTCTGTGGCTTCGACCTCGACCTCAACTTCAGGAGTTGTCACCTTGGCGATGGCTGACTGCTTTATCTTGAGGATCTTCGAGTCGGTCTTCAGCCTGATGTAGTCCTTGGTCTCCTCAATAATCTCACCCTTGTAGGTCTCTCCAGATTTCAGGGTTATCGTGTCTGCGAAAAGGGGAGCAGTGATCAGTGCAGAAATCAGCACCAGTATAAGCGGGCCTTTCATCGCACCTCCTTCATTAAGATTGTGGAAGCAACCTTCAGCCTGTGTTGTGCGCCATGCTATCCTGTAGTTAGTATGCTGTCAAGGGGAAAAGCGGAGTTCAATCGAGGGATTGTAGATCCTTCGCGAAGCCCTGTGTTCACCGAACGGCGGAGTCGGTGGTCACTCCACGCCGAGGCTATTGGATCAAACTACAGGGGGCAACACCTTCAGCCGATCACCTTTGTCGAGAGAGGCTTAGAATTCTTCGAATATCTTTAGGGTCGTGCTGATCATCAGATACACGCAGCCGCCAACTACGACCCCTGCCACGCAGCCCTGCAGGGCCCTACTTCTCTGGATACTCTTGCCCTTCTCCGTATAGGCATCGGTGAAAGCCTCGACATATTCCGGAGATTTTCCAACCAGATAGGATTCAGGAAGACTGGGTGTCGTCGCGTACGCGAAGAGAACTCCGATTGGTCCCAGGAGAAGACCCGCGGCCACCCAGGTCTGCGCCGCAACTTTATCTTTGGCAACAGCCTCCGCGTACGCTCTTGCATTCTTCAGCTCTTCTGGCTCGACTCCTTCGACTTCAGGAACGGCTATCTCGGCTATTGCCGACCGTTTTATCTTCAGGATCTGCTTATCGGTCTTCAGCCTGATATACTCGGCGGTCTCCACGATGATCTCCCCAGTATAGCTTTTTCCTGATTTCATGACCACTGTGTCCGCGAAAAGCGGAGCAGCAATAAGGGCAGAAATGAGAACCAATACGATTGGGGTTTTCAAAATACCTGCCTGTATTTCATGGTTCGCTCGGTTACGTGCCCTGGGGAGCAGCG
This portion of the candidate division TA06 bacterium genome encodes:
- a CDS encoding membrane protein insertion efficiency factor YidD; this translates as MVGKLLKLFVLLAFLGLSQTSQADISEDLSIIRKSNQIKPAKEETAPRSKRHQVNELSLVLTSVIKLYQTLVSSQDVPACNFTKSCSRFSREAVQKYGPFHGIMMASDRLQRCNGFAKKYYPIDPSSGLAIDHPIEKYHLH